One window from the genome of Amycolatopsis sp. NBC_01480 encodes:
- the metF gene encoding methylenetetrahydrofolate reductase [NAD(P)H]: MTSVIERLQGDAPAFSIEFFPPRDEADEAVLWKAVRELEPLDPAYMSITYGAGGSSRDGTIRSIARVATETTLCPMAHLTAVNHSVSELRNVIGWYAAVGVRNILAVRGDPPGDVYGDWVPHPEGLKYAEELVELVRSLGDFCIGVSAFPYGHPRSPDLESDTKYLARKFRAGADFAIAQLFFEAEDFLRLRDRVAAAGCDAPVLPGIMPLTTLRTLHTTIKLAGVPAPQRLLDRLEPFSDDPKAFRAAGIDLVTALCEKLIAEGVPDLHFYTFNRSKATREVVGRLGLVPARA, encoded by the coding sequence ATGACGTCGGTGATCGAGCGGTTGCAGGGGGACGCGCCCGCGTTCTCCATCGAGTTCTTCCCGCCCCGGGACGAGGCGGACGAGGCTGTGCTGTGGAAGGCCGTCCGCGAACTCGAGCCGCTGGACCCCGCCTACATGTCCATCACCTACGGCGCGGGCGGCTCCAGCCGCGACGGCACCATCCGCAGCATCGCCCGCGTCGCCACGGAGACCACGCTCTGCCCGATGGCGCACCTGACCGCCGTCAACCACTCGGTTTCCGAGCTGCGCAACGTGATCGGCTGGTACGCGGCCGTCGGTGTCCGCAACATCCTGGCGGTGCGCGGGGACCCGCCGGGCGACGTCTATGGCGACTGGGTCCCGCACCCCGAAGGGCTGAAGTACGCCGAGGAACTGGTCGAGCTGGTCCGCTCGCTCGGCGACTTCTGCATCGGTGTTTCGGCCTTCCCGTACGGGCACCCGCGCTCACCGGACCTGGAGTCGGACACGAAGTACCTGGCCCGCAAGTTCCGCGCGGGCGCCGACTTCGCCATCGCGCAGCTGTTCTTCGAGGCCGAGGACTTCCTGCGGCTGCGCGACCGGGTGGCCGCGGCGGGCTGCGACGCGCCGGTACTGCCCGGCATCATGCCGCTGACCACGCTGCGGACGCTGCACACCACCATCAAGCTGGCCGGCGTGCCGGCGCCGCAGCGGCTGCTGGACCGGCTCGAACCGTTCTCGGACGACCCCAAGGCGTTCCGCGCGGCCGGCATCGACCTGGTCACCGCGCTGTGCGAGAAGCTGATCGCCGAAGGCGTGCCGGACCTGCACTTCTACACGTTCAACCGGTCCAAGGCCACACGTGAGGTGGTCGGCCGGCTGGGCCTCGTGCCGGCTCGCGCGTAA
- a CDS encoding class I SAM-dependent methyltransferase, translated as MTSTRHDGDTWDLASSVGSTATMSAMARAIATRADRSLIDDPFAEPLVRAVGVDLLTRLAGGELPPGDLVGPMAIEVAKIRAKFYDDFFRDAGAAGIRQAVILASGLDSRAYRLPWPAGTVVYEVDQPRVIEFKTRALADLGAEPTADRRAAAVDLRDDWPGALRTAGFDPSRPTAWSAEGLLGYLPPEAQDRLLDTITELSAPGSRVATESKPNPKPGDEEKVKEGLNRISELWRAHGFDPDMTSLRYFGPRNEAAPYLTGLGWELNGSTIGDLLVANNLPVKDDDLRMGGMLYVSGVLGRECS; from the coding sequence ATGACTTCCACCCGGCACGACGGCGACACCTGGGACCTGGCCTCCAGCGTCGGCTCGACCGCCACCATGTCCGCGATGGCCCGCGCGATCGCCACCCGCGCGGACCGTTCGCTGATCGACGACCCGTTCGCGGAGCCGCTGGTGCGGGCCGTCGGTGTCGACTTGCTGACCCGGCTGGCCGGCGGTGAGCTGCCGCCCGGCGACCTGGTCGGCCCGATGGCGATCGAAGTGGCCAAGATCCGGGCGAAGTTCTACGACGACTTCTTCCGCGACGCCGGGGCCGCGGGCATCAGGCAGGCCGTGATCCTGGCTTCCGGACTGGATTCCCGCGCTTACCGGCTGCCCTGGCCGGCTGGCACGGTGGTGTACGAGGTCGACCAGCCGCGGGTCATCGAATTCAAGACCCGCGCCCTGGCCGACCTCGGCGCCGAACCCACCGCCGACCGTCGTGCCGCTGCCGTCGACCTGCGTGACGACTGGCCAGGGGCCCTGCGCACCGCCGGCTTCGACCCGTCCCGCCCGACCGCGTGGAGTGCCGAGGGCTTGCTGGGCTACCTGCCGCCCGAGGCGCAGGACCGCCTGCTGGACACCATCACCGAGCTCAGCGCGCCGGGCAGCCGGGTGGCCACGGAAAGCAAGCCCAACCCGAAGCCGGGTGACGAGGAGAAGGTGAAGGAAGGCCTGAACCGCATCTCCGAACTCTGGCGGGCACACGGGTTCGACCCCGACATGACGAGCCTGCGCTATTTCGGCCCGCGCAACGAGGCAGCTCCTTATCTGACCGGCCTCGGCTGGGAGCTGAACGGGAGCACCATCGGGGACCTGCTCGTCGCCAACAACCTCCCGGTGAAGGACGACGACCTGCGCATGGGCGGAATGCTCTACGTCAGCGGCGTCCTCGGTCGTGAGTGTTCATGA
- a CDS encoding DUF885 domain-containing protein: MASTEEGVRGICDRYVDDYAALDPVAATVLGVDGHDDRLTDYSPAGHAARAALAARALAEITAAEPADAGERVAKAVFAERVGLDVEIHEAGLDLAALNVIASPVQDLRMVFDLMPMDTAGQWGDIVARLGQVPAALAGIRASLLAAADDGHVSALRQIGKVAEQCETWAGLKDGPGFFTGFVGAAAGNDAAAGLEDHLAAAARGAEEAFAEFAGFLRAELAPRAPAKDAVGEDVYKLWSRYFIGASLDLREAYEWGWGEFARIDAEMRVVADRIRPGATVAEAAAVLDADPRYRVKGRAQFEAWMQSLSDDALESLRGKHFDIPDRLMALECRIAPPGGGVGAYYTGPSEDFSRPGRMWWSLPADKDEFTTWREVSTVYHEGVPGHHLQVATAVNQAESLTKYQRLMTFISAHGEGWALYAERLMQDLGYLADDGNLLGMLSEQLFRAARVVVDLGMHLELEIPAGTGFHEGERWTPELGLEFMLTRTITDQAHVHDEIDRYLGWPGQAPAYKLGERLWLAARDDARRRQGESFDIKEFHTQALRMGGMGLDTLREQLAQLD, encoded by the coding sequence ATGGCTTCCACCGAAGAGGGCGTGCGCGGGATCTGCGACCGGTACGTCGACGACTACGCGGCGCTGGACCCGGTCGCCGCGACCGTGCTCGGCGTCGACGGTCACGACGACCGGCTCACCGACTACTCGCCGGCCGGGCACGCGGCCCGGGCCGCGCTCGCCGCGCGGGCGCTGGCCGAGATCACCGCCGCCGAGCCCGCCGACGCGGGCGAGCGCGTGGCCAAGGCGGTGTTCGCCGAGCGGGTGGGCCTGGACGTCGAGATCCACGAGGCCGGCCTCGACCTGGCCGCGCTGAACGTGATCGCCAGCCCGGTGCAGGACCTGCGCATGGTGTTCGACCTGATGCCGATGGACACCGCCGGGCAGTGGGGCGACATCGTGGCCCGGCTCGGGCAGGTGCCCGCGGCGCTCGCCGGGATCCGCGCGTCGCTGCTGGCCGCGGCGGACGACGGCCACGTCTCGGCGCTGCGCCAGATCGGCAAGGTCGCCGAGCAGTGCGAGACCTGGGCCGGGCTCAAGGACGGGCCGGGCTTCTTCACCGGGTTCGTGGGCGCCGCGGCCGGCAACGACGCCGCCGCCGGGCTGGAGGACCACCTCGCCGCCGCCGCACGCGGGGCGGAGGAGGCGTTCGCGGAGTTCGCGGGCTTCCTGCGCGCCGAGCTGGCGCCGCGCGCGCCGGCCAAGGACGCCGTGGGCGAGGACGTCTACAAGCTGTGGTCGCGGTACTTCATCGGCGCTTCGCTGGACCTGCGCGAGGCCTACGAGTGGGGCTGGGGCGAGTTCGCGCGCATCGACGCCGAAATGCGCGTGGTCGCGGACCGGATCCGGCCGGGCGCCACCGTCGCCGAGGCCGCCGCGGTGCTCGACGCCGACCCGCGTTACCGCGTGAAGGGCCGCGCCCAGTTCGAGGCGTGGATGCAGTCGCTTTCGGACGACGCGCTGGAATCGTTGCGCGGCAAGCACTTCGACATCCCCGACCGGCTGATGGCGCTGGAGTGCCGGATCGCGCCGCCGGGCGGCGGCGTGGGCGCGTACTACACCGGGCCGAGCGAGGACTTCAGCCGCCCGGGCCGGATGTGGTGGTCGCTGCCCGCGGACAAGGACGAGTTCACCACCTGGCGCGAGGTCTCGACCGTCTACCACGAGGGCGTGCCCGGGCACCATCTGCAAGTGGCGACGGCCGTCAACCAGGCGGAGTCGCTGACCAAGTACCAGCGGCTGATGACGTTCATCTCCGCGCACGGCGAGGGCTGGGCCCTGTACGCCGAGCGCCTGATGCAGGACCTCGGCTACCTGGCCGACGACGGGAACCTGCTCGGCATGCTGTCGGAGCAGCTGTTCCGCGCCGCCCGCGTGGTCGTCGACCTCGGCATGCACCTGGAGCTGGAGATCCCGGCGGGCACGGGCTTCCACGAGGGCGAGCGGTGGACCCCGGAGCTGGGCCTGGAGTTCATGCTCACCCGCACGATCACCGACCAGGCCCACGTGCACGACGAGATCGACCGCTACCTCGGCTGGCCGGGCCAGGCCCCCGCGTACAAACTCGGTGAGCGCCTCTGGCTCGCCGCCCGCGACGACGCCCGCCGCCGTCAGGGGGAATCCTTTGACATCAAGGAGTTTCACACCCAGGCCCTCCGGATGGGCGGCATGGGCCTGGACACGCTGCGCGAGCAGCTGGCCCAGCTGGACTGA
- a CDS encoding DMT family transporter, translating to MSLSIASPARARSSAALVLAGVLWGTGGLAGSLLGQLAGLHPLAVAAYRLLVGGVTASAYVALTGGLRDLPRTPEALRRLIAVGALFALFQTSYFAAVSLSSVSTATMTTIGAAPVVLTVVSAVRKRRAPRLWTLVSVGGAVAGLVLLRWSPETATSPARLAGGLGFALLAAAGFAVLTLVTAEPVDGLEPLATTAFGCLAGGLLLTPAAVWLGMGLPARADVLLLAVYFGAVPTAVAYAAYFRGLGGAHPVLGALSALLEPLTATVLSVVFLHDRLSALAWGGAVLLVAALAVGYWRPEPR from the coding sequence ATGTCTCTTTCGATTGCTTCGCCTGCGCGCGCCCGTTCGTCGGCCGCGTTGGTGCTCGCCGGGGTGCTGTGGGGCACCGGCGGGCTCGCCGGTTCGCTGCTGGGCCAGCTCGCCGGGCTGCACCCGTTGGCCGTGGCCGCGTACCGCCTGCTGGTCGGCGGCGTCACCGCTTCCGCGTACGTCGCCCTCACCGGCGGCCTGCGCGACCTGCCGCGCACACCCGAAGCATTACGCCGCCTAATCGCGGTGGGCGCCCTGTTCGCCTTGTTCCAGACCAGCTACTTCGCCGCTGTCTCGCTCAGCTCCGTCAGCACGGCGACGATGACCACGATCGGCGCCGCACCCGTTGTGCTCACTGTGGTTTCCGCGGTTCGGAAGCGTCGCGCGCCCCGGCTGTGGACGCTGGTGTCCGTCGGCGGCGCCGTCGCGGGTTTGGTGCTGTTGCGCTGGTCGCCGGAGACCGCGACGTCACCCGCGCGGCTGGCCGGCGGCCTCGGTTTCGCGCTGCTCGCGGCGGCCGGGTTCGCCGTGCTCACGCTCGTCACGGCGGAGCCTGTCGACGGTCTGGAACCGTTGGCCACCACGGCATTCGGCTGCCTGGCCGGCGGCCTGCTGCTCACGCCCGCCGCGGTGTGGCTCGGCATGGGCCTGCCCGCCCGTGCCGACGTGCTGCTGCTGGCCGTGTACTTCGGTGCCGTCCCGACGGCCGTCGCGTACGCCGCGTATTTCCGCGGCCTCGGCGGCGCCCACCCGGTGCTGGGCGCGCTGTCCGCGTTGCTGGAGCCGCTCACCGCGACCGTGCTTTCGGTCGTCTTCCTGCACGACCGTCTGAGCGCGCTCGCGTGGGGCGGCGCGGTGCTGCTCGTCGCGGCGCTCGCGGTCGGCTACTGGCGCCCGGAACCGAGGTGA
- the merB gene encoding organomercurial lyase — MSELTTAATRIQTGRESLDTAWDEDVRVAVYRAFAVHGRPPTAPELADAAHGSLAVAKQALHRLDAARQLVLDECEHVALAHPFAAIPLGFSVMGARTLWWGGCAWDSFAIPHLVPDEPEVLVSTRCPGCGEPSALVVGREGPPSGAQVAHFPVPAARMWDDVRRTCSLQRLFCDESCVDGWAGESGTAKGSVLDLDTLWHLASGWYAGRLDHGYRRREPAEAADYFRGVGLTGAFWGE; from the coding sequence ATGAGCGAGCTAACGACCGCGGCGACGCGGATTCAGACCGGCCGCGAGAGCCTGGACACAGCCTGGGACGAGGACGTGCGAGTGGCCGTGTACCGGGCGTTCGCGGTGCACGGCCGTCCCCCGACCGCGCCGGAGCTGGCCGACGCCGCGCACGGCTCGCTGGCCGTGGCCAAGCAGGCGCTGCACCGCCTCGACGCCGCCCGCCAGCTGGTGCTGGACGAGTGCGAGCACGTGGCGCTGGCTCACCCGTTCGCGGCGATTCCGCTCGGGTTCTCCGTGATGGGCGCCCGCACGCTGTGGTGGGGCGGCTGCGCGTGGGACTCGTTCGCGATCCCGCACCTGGTGCCGGACGAGCCGGAGGTGCTGGTCTCGACCCGCTGCCCCGGCTGCGGCGAGCCGAGCGCGCTGGTCGTCGGCCGCGAAGGGCCGCCGTCGGGCGCGCAGGTGGCGCACTTCCCCGTGCCCGCGGCCCGGATGTGGGACGACGTGCGGCGCACCTGCTCGCTCCAGCGTCTCTTCTGCGACGAGTCCTGTGTGGACGGATGGGCCGGGGAATCGGGCACCGCCAAGGGATCCGTGCTCGACCTGGACACGCTGTGGCACCTGGCGAGCGGCTGGTACGCGGGCCGCCTCGACCACGGCTACCGGCGGCGCGAGCCGGCCGAGGCGGCGGACTACTTCCGCGGGGTCGGGCTGACCGGGGCCTTCTGGGGTGAGTAG
- a CDS encoding CHAT domain-containing protein — translation MRAVMHHPGAKERADAAVRLADLDPARAPGPAREAVAAAVRERDAAAESVAERAWGHALLHCGEMDDALRHFRRSVRCAERAGSAALAAEARMKMAFALLQRGRPTTALREIDLAVPDLDGATAGRALAQRAIVLHMDGRLDEALAQFDAVLPTLRETGDLLGVQRLLINRAFLLADRHAFAAAEADLLEAGRLARQLGRELTEGIVAENLGLVETLRGDIPAALAQLGRAERIIAEHGAQLGWVQRHRAELLLSAGLVAEARDAAERAVATCRRERRLLGVPEVRLVLSQAASLSEDTVTAVAQARAAGREFARQGRAAWAELAYLTGLRARWTSGPPPRVSSARIAGMVRVLAGAGWPAAELEARLFAGRLALARRDPERGRELLREASTARRRGPATLRARGWYAEALLRKDFGDHAGVVHAARSGLRVLDDHGAALGAADLRARTAAQRTDLAELGLRTAVAGGRADAVFEWAERGRASRLARPPVRPPDDEVLARLLAELRSTAREAENASGPAKMLPRQAALERRIRDHIRLSRSAGAPATEPVRVAELGRALGERALVEWLRLDGELQALTLVDGRLRRHELGPAARVADLLDRLPFALHRMADVAAAPASAAAAEHLLANAAGRLDEALFGPLPELAGRPLVVVPTGILHSLPWSVLPSCAGRAVAVSPSATLWHAANAREPATGPVTVAAGPGLAGAGAEAEAIAAIHHVQPITEATVDVVLAELAKARLAHLAAHGTLAVDHPLFSSLRLHDGPLLAYDLDRLGRVPHTVVLAACDSGRSVVCTGDELLGLGAAFVANGAAQLVASVVPIPDAETAPLMVELHRLLAGGHPAAVALARAQQAVRGHGPAAAAAAAGFVCVGAGS, via the coding sequence ATGCGCGCTGTGATGCATCACCCCGGCGCAAAAGAACGGGCGGACGCCGCGGTTCGGCTCGCCGACCTCGACCCGGCCCGGGCACCTGGGCCGGCGCGTGAAGCGGTGGCCGCGGCGGTGCGGGAGCGCGACGCGGCGGCCGAGTCCGTCGCCGAGCGGGCCTGGGGACACGCCCTCCTGCACTGCGGCGAGATGGACGACGCGCTGCGCCACTTCCGCCGTTCGGTGCGGTGCGCCGAGCGCGCGGGCTCGGCGGCGCTCGCGGCCGAGGCGCGGATGAAAATGGCGTTCGCGCTGCTGCAACGAGGCCGTCCCACCACGGCGTTGCGGGAAATCGACCTCGCGGTGCCCGACCTCGACGGCGCGACGGCCGGCCGCGCGCTCGCACAGCGCGCGATCGTGCTGCACATGGACGGCCGGCTCGACGAGGCGCTCGCCCAGTTCGACGCCGTGCTGCCGACCCTGCGGGAGACCGGCGACCTGCTCGGCGTCCAGCGGCTGCTGATCAACCGCGCGTTCCTGCTGGCCGACCGGCACGCGTTCGCGGCGGCCGAAGCGGACCTGCTGGAGGCCGGACGGCTCGCGCGGCAGCTCGGCCGCGAGCTCACCGAGGGCATCGTCGCCGAGAACCTGGGCCTGGTGGAGACGTTGCGCGGGGACATCCCGGCCGCGCTGGCGCAGCTCGGCCGCGCCGAGCGGATCATTGCCGAGCACGGCGCGCAGCTGGGCTGGGTGCAGCGCCATCGGGCCGAGCTGCTGCTCTCGGCCGGGCTCGTCGCCGAGGCCCGCGACGCCGCCGAACGGGCTGTCGCCACTTGCCGACGGGAGCGCCGCCTGCTGGGGGTGCCCGAGGTGCGGCTGGTGCTTTCCCAGGCCGCGTCGCTGAGCGAAGACACCGTCACAGCCGTGGCGCAGGCGCGGGCGGCCGGGCGTGAGTTCGCCCGCCAGGGCCGGGCCGCGTGGGCCGAGCTGGCCTACCTGACCGGGCTGCGCGCGCGGTGGACCTCCGGCCCGCCGCCGCGGGTCTCGTCCGCCCGGATCGCCGGGATGGTGCGGGTGCTGGCGGGCGCGGGCTGGCCCGCGGCCGAGCTGGAGGCCCGCCTGTTCGCCGGTCGGCTCGCGCTCGCCCGCCGTGACCCCGAACGCGGCCGCGAGCTGCTCCGGGAGGCGTCCACGGCCCGGCGTCGCGGACCAGCGACCTTGCGGGCTCGCGGCTGGTACGCGGAAGCGTTGCTGCGTAAGGATTTCGGGGATCACGCGGGAGTCGTCCACGCGGCCCGGTCCGGCCTGCGAGTGCTCGACGACCACGGGGCCGCCCTCGGCGCCGCGGACCTGCGCGCGCGTACGGCCGCGCAGCGCACCGACCTCGCCGAGCTGGGCCTGCGCACGGCTGTTGCGGGCGGGCGCGCGGACGCGGTGTTCGAGTGGGCCGAGCGCGGCCGGGCCAGCCGCCTGGCGCGTCCACCGGTCCGTCCGCCGGACGACGAGGTGCTCGCCCGGCTGCTCGCCGAATTGCGTTCCACCGCAAGGGAAGCCGAGAACGCGTCCGGTCCCGCGAAGATGCTGCCTCGCCAGGCCGCGCTGGAACGGCGGATCCGCGACCACATCCGGCTGAGCCGGTCGGCCGGCGCCCCGGCGACCGAGCCGGTGCGGGTGGCCGAGCTGGGCCGCGCCCTCGGCGAGCGCGCGCTGGTCGAATGGCTCCGCCTCGACGGCGAGCTCCAGGCGCTCACCCTGGTCGACGGCCGGCTGCGGCGGCACGAGCTGGGCCCCGCCGCGCGGGTGGCGGACCTGCTCGACCGGCTGCCGTTCGCCTTGCACCGCATGGCTGACGTCGCCGCGGCCCCGGCCTCGGCGGCTGCCGCCGAGCACCTGCTGGCGAACGCCGCGGGCCGGCTCGACGAAGCGCTGTTCGGCCCGTTGCCCGAGCTGGCGGGACGCCCGCTGGTGGTGGTGCCGACCGGGATCCTGCACAGCCTGCCGTGGTCGGTGCTGCCCTCGTGCGCCGGCCGGGCGGTCGCCGTTTCGCCGTCGGCCACGCTCTGGCACGCGGCGAACGCCCGCGAGCCCGCCACCGGCCCGGTCACCGTGGCCGCCGGCCCCGGGCTCGCCGGCGCGGGCGCCGAGGCCGAGGCGATCGCCGCGATCCACCACGTGCAGCCGATCACGGAAGCGACCGTGGACGTCGTGCTCGCCGAACTGGCCAAGGCGCGGCTGGCGCACCTCGCCGCCCACGGCACGCTGGCCGTCGACCACCCGCTGTTCTCCAGCCTCCGGCTGCACGACGGGCCGCTGCTCGCCTACGACCTCGACCGGCTCGGCCGGGTGCCGCACACGGTCGTGCTCGCCGCCTGCGACAGCGGCCGCTCGGTCGTCTGCACCGGCGACGAACTGCTCGGGCTGGGCGCGGCCTTCGTCGCGAACGGCGCCGCGCAGCTCGTCGCCTCCGTGGTGCCGATCCCGGACGCCGAGACGGCGCCACTGATGGTGGAGCTGCACCGGCTGCTCGCCGGCGGGCACCCGGCGGCCGTCGCGCTGGCCCGCGCCCAGCAGGCGGTGCGGGGCCACGGCCCGGCCGCGGCCGCCGCGGCGGCAGGTTTCGTCTGCGTCGGCGCCGGTTCCTGA
- a CDS encoding polyprenyl synthetase family protein, with protein sequence MEEPGFDADLPARVEGALAAFLGRAGEQIVRTEPSVAAGIEALSGFVLGGGKRIRPTFAWWGWRGAGGAATGPEAEGALQVVSSLELIQACALIHDDLIDSSDSRRGNPTVHVASAKLHADRGWLGSPAAFGLATAVLVGDLALAWADDMFADAPLPAGTLAAARPAWRAMRTEVLAGQYLDVRTQAVGDASPEAALRIDRLKTAAYTVQRPLHLGAALAGADEELIGTLLQFGGDVGVAFQLRDDLLGVFGDPSVTGKPAGDDLREGKRTLLVALGLQLAKERGEDAAAQVIAEAIGAANLSDAAVDTVREALTAVGAVDAIERRITELTSSAMAALERAHLAEPAPAALTELTELATQRTY encoded by the coding sequence ATGGAAGAGCCCGGATTCGACGCCGACCTGCCCGCCCGCGTCGAGGGCGCGCTGGCCGCGTTCCTGGGCCGGGCCGGCGAGCAGATCGTGCGCACCGAGCCCAGCGTGGCGGCCGGCATCGAGGCGCTGTCCGGGTTCGTGCTGGGCGGCGGCAAGCGGATCCGGCCGACGTTCGCGTGGTGGGGCTGGCGCGGCGCCGGCGGCGCGGCCACCGGGCCGGAAGCCGAGGGCGCGCTGCAGGTGGTGTCGAGCCTCGAGCTGATCCAGGCCTGCGCGCTGATCCACGACGATCTGATCGACTCCTCCGACTCCCGCCGCGGCAACCCGACCGTGCACGTCGCTTCGGCGAAGCTGCACGCCGATCGGGGCTGGCTCGGCTCGCCCGCGGCGTTCGGACTGGCCACCGCCGTGCTGGTCGGCGACCTCGCGCTGGCCTGGGCCGACGACATGTTCGCCGACGCCCCGCTGCCCGCCGGAACCCTCGCCGCGGCGCGCCCGGCGTGGCGCGCGATGCGCACCGAGGTGCTCGCCGGGCAGTACCTCGACGTCCGCACGCAGGCCGTCGGCGACGCCTCCCCCGAGGCCGCGCTGCGCATCGACCGGCTCAAGACCGCCGCGTACACCGTCCAGCGCCCGCTGCACCTGGGCGCCGCGCTCGCCGGCGCGGACGAGGAGCTGATCGGCACGCTGCTGCAGTTCGGCGGCGACGTCGGCGTGGCGTTCCAGCTGCGGGACGACCTCCTGGGCGTGTTCGGCGACCCGTCCGTGACGGGCAAGCCCGCGGGCGACGACCTGCGCGAGGGCAAGCGGACCCTGCTCGTCGCGCTGGGCTTGCAGCTGGCGAAAGAACGCGGTGAAGACGCGGCGGCCCAAGTGATCGCCGAAGCGATCGGCGCCGCCAACCTGTCCGACGCGGCGGTGGACACAGTCCGCGAAGCGCTGACGGCCGTCGGCGCGGTCGACGCCATCGAGCGGCGCATCACCGAGCTGACGTCCTCGGCGATGGCCGCGCTCGAGCGGGCCCACCTGGCCGAGCCGGCCCCGGCGGCGCTGACCGAGCTGACCGAGCTGGCGACCCAGCGGACGTACTGA
- a CDS encoding sigma-70 family RNA polymerase sigma factor: MTETPEQPNGQTLPLAAELKPLPDELIVDSDDLAVVLGALRELKTDWAEVVEDTRLGLARLTGVTRLAGEVADLPAQLRAAFATSAGGWQPEVDLHWSTLGSIGSAGSKPMSAGPIEPAGSKPMGAGAIAPAGSKPMGGIGPIVVEPAGSKPMGTGAIGTDGSKPMTVGDPMDAGPVDQPAADAMTGAGVAVAMIDTPLFRHPVFTGRDVSTREWHTKGTTLLTTRAGHGTFVCSVILGHAPAARIEADGALDSATSEATEWEVAQEIVRLGDRADILNLSLASHTLDGAPSLVLRRAVDRLPRRVLVIAAAGNHGETADPLLTGTTPMWPAALPGVVAVGAMDRDGIRLPFSPDAPWVSCQAVGFEVRGAYPGGWAKWTGTSFAAAWVTGMVAARTVPGRVSPAEAFELVLDDPDSGVERYAPLVWAVCGRHRLSGADADDVGAAVWLRLVEQLGRLREPAALPGWLATTTRHECLRLLRAKLRQIPVEDDPFPDEAVAAADEWLLAEERRLALRRGFATLPERCRRLLEMLFDDPPVAYARISEQLGMAVGGIGPNRLRCLGLLRRSPPVAALAPTTAGA; this comes from the coding sequence ATGACCGAAACACCGGAACAGCCGAACGGGCAGACCCTCCCGCTCGCCGCCGAGCTGAAGCCCCTCCCCGACGAGCTGATCGTCGACAGCGACGACCTGGCCGTGGTGCTCGGCGCGCTGCGCGAGCTGAAAACGGACTGGGCGGAGGTCGTCGAAGACACCCGGCTCGGCCTCGCCCGGCTGACCGGAGTGACGCGCCTGGCCGGCGAGGTCGCCGACCTGCCGGCCCAGCTCCGCGCGGCCTTCGCCACGTCCGCGGGCGGCTGGCAGCCGGAAGTGGACCTGCACTGGTCGACCCTCGGTTCCATCGGGTCCGCCGGGTCGAAGCCGATGAGCGCGGGCCCGATCGAGCCCGCCGGGTCCAAGCCCATGGGTGCCGGCGCGATCGCGCCTGCCGGATCGAAGCCCATGGGCGGGATCGGGCCGATCGTGGTCGAGCCCGCCGGGTCCAAGCCGATGGGCACGGGCGCGATCGGCACCGACGGGTCGAAGCCGATGACCGTGGGCGACCCGATGGACGCGGGCCCGGTGGACCAGCCCGCCGCGGACGCGATGACCGGGGCGGGGGTCGCCGTGGCGATGATCGATACGCCGCTGTTCCGGCACCCGGTGTTCACCGGCCGCGACGTCTCGACCCGCGAATGGCACACGAAGGGGACCACGCTGCTGACCACCCGGGCCGGGCACGGCACGTTCGTCTGCTCGGTGATCCTCGGGCACGCCCCCGCGGCGCGGATCGAGGCCGACGGCGCGCTCGACAGCGCGACCAGCGAGGCGACCGAGTGGGAGGTGGCGCAGGAGATCGTGCGGCTCGGCGACCGGGCCGACATCCTGAACCTCTCCCTGGCGTCGCACACCCTCGACGGCGCCCCGTCGCTGGTCCTGCGCCGCGCGGTGGACCGGCTGCCCCGCCGGGTGCTCGTGATCGCGGCGGCCGGCAACCACGGGGAGACCGCGGACCCGCTGCTGACCGGCACCACCCCGATGTGGCCCGCCGCCCTGCCCGGGGTGGTCGCGGTCGGCGCGATGGACCGCGACGGCATCCGGCTGCCGTTCAGCCCGGACGCGCCGTGGGTGTCCTGCCAGGCGGTCGGGTTCGAGGTGCGCGGGGCCTACCCGGGCGGCTGGGCGAAGTGGACCGGCACCTCGTTCGCCGCCGCCTGGGTGACCGGGATGGTGGCGGCGCGGACCGTGCCCGGCCGGGTGAGCCCCGCGGAGGCGTTCGAACTGGTGCTGGACGACCCGGATTCAGGCGTCGAGCGGTACGCGCCGCTGGTCTGGGCCGTCTGCGGCCGGCACCGGCTCTCCGGTGCGGACGCGGACGACGTCGGCGCCGCGGTCTGGCTGCGGCTGGTCGAGCAGCTGGGCCGGCTCCGCGAGCCCGCCGCGCTGCCCGGCTGGCTCGCGACGACCACCCGTCACGAGTGCCTTCGCCTGCTTCGCGCGAAGCTGCGCCAGATCCCGGTCGAGGACGACCCCTTCCCCGACGAGGCCGTCGCGGCGGCGGACGAGTGGCTGCTGGCCGAAGAGCGCCGGCTCGCGCTGCGACGGGGTTTCGCCACGCTGCCCGAACGCTGCCGGCGGCTGCTGGAGATGCTGTTCGACGATCCGCCGGTGGCGTACGCGCGGATCAGCGAGCAGCTCGGCATGGCGGTCGGCGGCATCGGCCCCAACCGGCTGCGCTGCCTCGGCCTGCTGCGCCGCAGCCCGCCCGTCGCCGCGCTGGCCCCGACCACGGCGGGAGCCTGA